Proteins encoded by one window of Camelus bactrianus isolate YW-2024 breed Bactrian camel chromosome 9, ASM4877302v1, whole genome shotgun sequence:
- the WDR87 gene encoding WD repeat-containing protein 87 yields MSSPRLIPLWKDFKYLINDMIQKSKQTSDDPKTDVVVLSDRSQILFRESRYPQNMPLICYYISDANFFASLSWVTTSTKEIQAVVWMQSKTEDMVEKRTFSMTERLPPIQSMVHTGSFHILVVYCGDLLLRLFGDHFRSFKSLAVVPCRFNINCLCYDPEMKMLLSGIPGAVVTWTIERTGKGLQIAYMASMPGDELVHDIVLNGPNGSILALCGTVVRVLERQGHGQLGEVKRFTSTTSGSSITCCFTCFDQGFLYAGNKTGEIQVWNLSWGHSLHSFKAHFSSVVCIHSRPEAHTLLTAGKEGLIKEWNLTSGGLLRRLEVGEELYQLQFINSTTFFCQTTHSFFLRSLPCFYNLFNVCGSAPQQVRRIRCGDNWFRILCTTEDGLLHFVSPLTGNLLVLTWPFSILDQAVDWAYDPDKEELFVATGRSEVLVFDTTRCPCPAKYLLCTSPDSQDLVQCLAYGHFHLGRGLQGLMFSGHQSGVIRVLSQHSCARVEKFMHFGAVLALSTLPGGLSGSRENSLLCSYGMDDYIHLSEAVLEGIRVLLRPLASILSSCHLTHLMLLPESVGAITETNCLRLWKFHDFLSSGSQEGLTFIETLPLHQCAIVSFDVCLSLSLFVTGGSDGSVRIWNFHGRLVAMLDSSLHFGPLCFANDRGDLLLTFNQSLYLVSCLKLLPPTLLARLSLMGMTDEVLEVPKPFIPSFFFSFETMFVPKYVYSGQGQQQLVGLESLVNKRAIAFDHNVPHVIEEDEQGSPVLLSSFRRDASDKEETDWKQVRKLPHSHYVIPPQLQLTTWNGLNPYQILRCYFGHGRKWLLAPDCYIPNSVIRARLWPEGSPIYLQCNLHSPMRELEWDKSQQFFFWHSKARTISDVGEYSYEKEEEDFLETRVTKDVTYSVLTDSANRSWLGRKMSEIAINSLIETILSIMIHASPLKYQCCIGALGQIFASYQVSPPLRSETAHRLLDDTTNSNPLIRELAWEGLKRLGMITHLFALPLAQGLMDKDERVRNKALNLVPETGIHTKTSLLNLIQNRDTFQEMQQEMVGEETLDHLLGMRATDLQILHTQVEQRLNENLTLSQRDEKPTFSLYITEASELSSFSKPPDIVSEEPEVAVKPSKGQRRSRAESRKHTQKFLRSLKKMKDTDTEPGPLEDQGDQSEATPTQGEGSRSSASSIAEISKEDEQEHPEKDAAKDYVALTLKMLRKMRDKRGRKATIQKPIKRRKRKAIDAEVTAEESPFPAREQKVVKMVEAIGRGASGAPGHRITPGDGSSWRDDLCRLMTLRISGSQTKMSEDLNMELVTTAQEMLADRQPSWELFQEICPLLKRESETRLEDLDWDVAWPEEKPVFIHGEAIREDMVIKDMEEEQVQKEERDRKALQETQVLPKKAKKKKVIFLEPRDLTKGKQLSTKEERKPSKKPSKHERKAVQQETKVDKKERKITKRDVSQEVGKMAKLEGEMVEQEGRPVKEEPKVPWQEWKKSWDEWKQTYGESRISWDEWRKSLDKKCLEEEEKLQKDEEKLLPDEKRLDKDMSKLIWDEWEQIWEKMSGRSREQPLEDEEEVTLEEELSPEWGEEEEVITEEQRQIHKEYKQAQVERKRAKEERKLAQEEKKLAQEEKILAQEERKLARDYEQLAQKDRKTVQAESKFVQNEEKLAQRRGMLSQEAEKLAQQRKKLATKLEKLAREEEKTVKKGGKLVEVKNILIQKLEKLAQKEQDLTWQEKELAQELEDLTWEEAELALKEEELNQEEERLAKGEEGLAQEEKALALQEEKLDIEEKKAQKLAQEEELLIQEEKKVAQHEGKLSEEKERLAQKREQLIKNNQKLAWERKKLVQNKEELTKHKEILAWRQKTMPLEKENLAQEKVKLAQRKEHLMQHKASLTQNRKKLIQDKEKLDMFKKRLAQMVKKQLEEKEKLFQKKEKLDNVEKHLTHLEESLAEKQHKLAQDKMKLAKEKRVIFQELKQLRGDWSISKEEKALGMEMKKLAQEKMTLAEGQEALFKEETQETSRQKKLIKDERELIKRKLSLEEKVLVYEDRILATEEMDIAKGKLEFIREGRVYAQEQRKLAKAIRKLARESKGISKEPSKVSSKTLKVLQDLIKEERMITQREIEMTKLRRAFFIKERELSKTQSELDAKEWDFSEEQPEITTDEKKLAKRQRKLAKEMRRMIKKEKKMTEEERRLARQQREVIQEEEEEGITEEEEEAKPFLKQRSREREKLKRVEMQQEEFPTQGDTVKSEESLSEEMESLLNEIEQESLSDEEEEEEEEQEEEEEEEEVEEEEMGDEKVEEEEREEQEEEGEEEEEEKLQQEEEEEEKEEEVSEKESTREEEMESLSEREEEEERSLLEEEVGKKKEILKKEKRFKLLEERKKDLRGREAVPSIRKRIPEVKGSAIKLGVLKSPSKQLISTVLGRAEKLPMLEPTKQISWEDKATVLEKSRIFPGTGFIDKQEELLKQYKPLHVLDTTSESEESDLKTPYLSQILKKNVEAHKLQGKPLGAKWQWILQRHPSLKVQTEVQLPVSKILAEEIYGDVSLSDVEWIHHILERMEAGEQLSRGNFHRLCQLLKDLTAKGNLKWMHLAKLEALGYHHKRFLESRSTCISKPSKEPMGPKHLKVIPPIKRKEKESWLKSLAVSIPKSPLATRRIPDPKAINWYLLGEPYRSARAEEISTALKEMKMQHYYPATRDIFTGAHASVEKQTLALMFQKNFWAFKDKGRFPKLPKLEKKAQASSKKKEEVPLWETFVALYHVLRMLKERYAKDTAAWMEQFYRLMDLYQLKSPRIQRLLQELLMREEPRSQEIIYKEALKTMDLVPGERLFYHLFCGSSHTPKGPLEFQEVVSLPEQNNVRTILPMGIAQYGILELAWKSLPQADLHLTQELPYIVAPTP; encoded by the exons ATGTCTTCCCCCAGACTCATTCCCCTGTGGAAAGATTTTAAATACCTTATAAATGACATGATACAGAAAAGCAAG CAAACTTCAGATGACCCAAAGACTGATGTAGTTGTGCTGAGTGACCGGTCCCAGATTCTGTTCAGAGAGTCTCGCTATCCTCAAAATATGCCGCTAATATGCTATTACATCAGTGATGCCAACTTCTTTGCCTCCCTCTCTTGGGTGACAACAAGCACAAAAGAAATCCAG GCAGTAGTATGGATGCAGAGCAAAACCGAGGACATGGTGGAGAAGAGAACATTCTCCATGACCGAACGACTGCCGCCCATCCAGTCCATGGTGCACACAGGCTCCTTTCATATCCTTGTGGTCTACTGTGGTGACCTGCTCCTGCGGCTCTTTGGGGACCACTTTCGGTCATTCAAATCCTTGGCTGTAGTACCCTGCCGCTTTAACATCAACTGCCTCTGCTATGACCCAGAAATGAAGATGCTTCTGTCAGGCATCCCAGGGGCAGTGGTCACCTGGACCATTGAGCGGACTGGCAAGGGCCTCCAAATAGCCTACATGGCTTCCATGCCTGGTGATGAGCTTGTCCACGACATCGTGCTGAACGGCCCCAATGGCTCCATCCTAGCCCTGTGTGGGACTGTGGTCAGGGTCCTTGAGCGCCAGGGCCACGGCCAGCTGGGAGAGGTGAAGAGGTTCACTTCCACCACCAGTGGCTCCTCTATCACCTGCTGCTTCACCTGTTTTGATCAGGGCTTTCTTTATGCTGGCAACAAGACTGGGGAAATCCAAGTATGGAACCTCAGCTGGGGCCACTCTCTCCACAGTTTCAAGGCCCATTTCTCATCAGTGGTATGTATCCACAGCCGGCCAGAAGCCCACACCCTGCTAACGGCTGGCAAGGAAGGCTTAATCAAGGAGTGGAACCTGACCTCAGGGGGCCTGCTGCGGCGGCTAGAAGTTGGCGAGGAACTGTATCAACTCCAGTTTATCAACAGCACTACTTTCTTCTGCCAGACCACCCATTCTTTCTTCTTGCGCAGTTTGCCCTGCTTCTACAACCTCTTCAATGTCTGTGGCTCTGCTCCCCAGCAGGTGCGTCGGATCCGTTGTGGTGATAACTGGTTCCGGATCCTCTGCACTACGGAGGATGGCTTGTTGCACTTTGTGTCCCCACTAACAGGGAATCTTCTGGTTCTCACCTGGCCCTTCTCAATCCTGGACCAGGCTGTGGACTGGGCCTATGACCCAGATAAAGAGGAACTCTTTGTAGCAACAGGCAGGTCAGAGGTACTGGTATTTGACACAACCCGCTGCCCTTGCCCAGCCAAGTATCTCTTATGCACCTCACCCGATTCTCAGGACTTGGTACAATGCCTGGCTTATGGGCATTTCCACCTGGGTCGGGGTCTACAAGGACTCATGTTCTCTGGACACCAGAGTGGTGTGATCAGGGTGCTTTCCCAGCACAGCTGCGCCCGAGTAGAGAAATTCATGCACTTTGGGGCTGTGTTAGCACTCTCTACACTGCCTGGAGGGCTTTCTGGCAGCCGAGAAAACTCTTTGCTCTGTTCCTATGGAATGGATGACTATATACACCTATCAGAAGCTGTGCTTGAGGGGATCAGAGTACTTCTGCGGCCCCTCGCCAGCATTCTCAGCAGCTGTCACCTAACACATCTGATGCTTTTGCCCGAGTCTGTGGGTGCTATCACGGAGACTAACTGCCTACGTCTCTGGAAGTTCCATGATTTTCTGTCCTCTGGGTCACAGGAAGGCTTGACATTCATAGAGACATTGCCACTGCACCAGTGTGCCATCGTATCTTTTGATGTCTGCTTATCCTTGAGTCTTTTTGTCACAGGTGGCAGTGATGGCTCTGTCCGGATCTGGAACTTCCATGGTAGACTTGTAGCCATGCTGGACTCATCACTGCACTTTGGCCCACTCTGCTTTGCAAACGACCGGGGTGACCTGCTTCTAACTTTCAACCAAAGTCTTTATCTGGTGTCCTGTTTAAAACTGCTTCCACCAACCCTGCTGGCTCGCCTTTCCCTTATGGGTATGACAGATGAAGTGTTGGAAGTTCCTAAGCCTTTCATACCAagcttctttttctcctttgagaCTATGTTTGTGCCCAAGTATGTTTACTCTGGACAAGGGCAGCAGCAGTTAGTGGGTCTGGAGAGCCTTGTCAATAAGCGAGCTATTGCCTTTGATCATAATGTGCCACATGTTATAGAAGAAGATGAGCAAGGGAGCCCTGTGTTACTGTCTTCCTTCAGACGCGATGCCTCGGACAAGGAGGAAACTGATTGGAAGCAGGTGAGAAAACTTCCTCATTCCCATTACGTCATTCCTCCCCAACTGCAGCTGACTACCTGGAATGGACTCAACCCCTATCAGATACTGCGATGCTACTTTGGCCATGGGAGGAAATGGCTCTTGGCTCCTGATTGCTACATCCCTAACTCAGTGATTCGTGCCCGTCTTTGGCCAGAGGGCAGCCCGATATACCTACAGTGCAACCTGCACTCACCCATGCGGGAATTGGAATGGGACAAGTCACAACAATTCTTTTTCTGGCACAGTAAGGCAAGAACTATAAGTGATGTAGGAGAATATTCAtatgaaaaggaggaagaagactTCCTAGAAACAAGAGTGACCAAGGATGTAACCTACAGTGTCCTTACAGACTCAGCAAACCGCAGTTGGCTGGGAAGAAAGATGAGTGAAATAGCTATCAATAGCCTGATAGAGACAATTCTCAGTATTATGATCCATGCTTCTCCACTGAAGTACCAGTGCTGCATTGGTGCACTAGGGCAAATCTTTGCCTCTTACCAGGTGTCTCCACCCCTGCGCTCCGAAACAGCCCATCGTCTGTTGGATGATACAACCAATTCCAACCCACTGATCCGAGAGCTAGCCTGGGAAGGGCTGAAGCGTCTAGGAATGATTACTCATCTCTTTGCCCTGCCTCTGGCCCAAGGACTAATGGACAAAGATGAAAGAGTGAGGAATAAGGCCCTGAACCTTGTGCCTGAGACTGGAATCCACACTAAGACCTCACTCTTAAACTTGATCCAGAACCGAGATACTTTCCAGGAGATGCA GCAAGAAATGGTTGGGGAGGAAACCCTGGACCATCTGCTGGGAATGAGGGCCACAGATCTCCAAATCCTTCATACTCAAGTGGAGCAGCGATTGAATGAAAACCTGACCTTATCACAGAGAGATGAAAAGcctactttttctttatatatcacAGAGGCTTCTGAACTTAGCTCCTTTTCCAAGCCACCTGATATAGTTTCTGAAGAACCTGAAGTTGCCGTCAAGCCCAGCAAAGGCCAGAGACGGAGCCGAGCAGAAAGCAGAAAGCATA CTCAAAAATTTTTGCGAAGCCTCAAGAAGATGAAAGACACTGACACAGAGCCAGGTCCCTTAGAGGATCAAGGTGATCAGAGTGAAGCTACACCAACTCAGGGGGAGGGTTCTAGGTCTTCAGCCTCCAGTATAGCAGAGATTTCAAAAGAAGATGAACAAGAACATCCAGAGAAAGATGCCGCAAAGGATTATGTTGCATTGACCCTGAAGATGCTGAGGAAGATGCGTGACAAAAGAGGGAGGAAAGCAACAATTCAGAAACCCATAAAGAGGCGCAAGAGGAAGGCAATAGACGCTGAAGTTACAGCTGAGGAATCTCCATTTCCTGCAAGGGAACAGAAAGTTGTGAAGATGGTGGAAGCCATAGGGCGGGGTGCCTCTGGAGCCCCTGGCCACAGAATTACCCCTGGAGATGGCTCATCATGGCGGGATGATCTGTGTCGTCTTATGACCCTGAGGATATCTGGTTCCCAGACAAAAATGTCAGAAGATCTAAACATGGAGCTAGTGACCACGGCTCAGGAGATGCTGGCAGATCGACAGCCCAGCTGGGAGCTCTTTCAGGAGATCTGCCCCCTGTTGAAGAGAGAAAGTGAGACACGGCTTGAGGACCTTGACTGGGATGTAGCCTGGCCAGAGGAGAAACCAGTTTTTATTCATGGAGAAGCAATTAGAGAGGACATGGTGATCAAAGACATGGAAGAGGAGCAAGtgcaaaaggaagaaagggacagGAAGGCCTTGCAGGAAACCCAGGTGCTTCCCAAAAAggccaagaaaaagaaagtaatttttttagaaCCAAGAGATCTAACCAAAGGAAAACAATTATCaacaaaggaagagaggaaacccTCTAAGAAGCCCTCTAAGCACGAGAGGAAAGCAGTCCAGCAGGAAACAAAAGTGgataaaaaagagaggaaaataacCAAGAGGGATGTGAGTCAGGAAGTGGGAAAAATGGCCAAATTAGAGGGGGAAATGGTTGAGCAAGAAGGAAGACCAGTTAAGGAAGAGCCAAAGGTGCCTTGGCAGGAGTGGAAGAAGTCCTGGGATGAgtggaaacaaacttatggtgagTCAAGGATATCTTGGGATGAATGGAGGAAATCTTTGGACAAAAAGTGtcttgaggaagaggagaaattacaaaagGATGAAGAAAAGCTACTCCCAGATGAAAAAAGGCTGGATAAGGACATGAGCAAGCTGATATGGGATGAATGGGAACAGATCTGGGAAAAGATGTCAGGCAGGTCCAGGGAGCAACCATTGGAGGATGAAGAAGAAGTGACCCTAGAGGAAGAACTGTCTCCAGAGTGGGGAGAAGAAGAAGAGGTGATTACAGAAGAGCAGAGACAGATCCACAAAGAATATAAACAGGCACAGGTTGAGAGGAAACGGGCCAAAGAAGAGAGGAAGCTGGCACAAGAAGAAAAGAAGCTAgcacaggaagagaaaatactggcgcaggaagagagaaaactggCCAGAGACTATGAGCAGCTGGCCcagaaagacaggaaaacagTCCAGGCAGAGAGTAAGTTTGTCCAGAATGAGGAAAAACTAGCCCAAAGACGGGGGATGCTCAGCCAGGAAGCAGAGAAATTGGCCCAGCAAAGGAAGAAATTGGCCACGAAATTGGAGAAACTGGCTcgagaagaagagaaaacagtaaaGAAAGGAGGGAAGCTAGTTGAGGTAAAAAATATATTGATCCAGAAACTGGAAAAGCTGGCCCAGAAGGAGCAAGATCTAACATGGCAAGAAAAGGAACTAGCCCAGGAACTGGAGGACCTCACATGGGAAGAGGCGGAACTGGCTTTGAAAGAAGAggaactgaatcaggaagaagagAGACTGGCTAAGGGAGAGGAGGGACTGGCTCAGGAGGAAAAGGCACTGGCCTTGCAAGAGGAGAAACTGGATATAGAAGAGAAAAAAGCG CAAAAACTGGCCCAGGAAGAAGAGCTGCTGatccaggaagagaagaaagtggcCCAGCACGAGGGAAAACTGtctgaggaaaaggaaagactTGCCCAGAAAAGGGAGCAGTTGATAAAGAATAACCAAAAACTGgcctgggaaaggaaaaaattggTCCAGAACAAGGAAGAACTCACCAAACACAAGGAGATACTAGCCTGGAGGCAGAAGACTATGCCTCTGGAGAAGGAGAATCTGGCTCAGGAGAAGGTGAAATTGGCTCAGAGGAAAGAACACTTAATGCAGCACAAAGCAAGCCTCACCcagaacagaaagaaattaaTCCAAGACAAGGAGAAACTGGACATGTTCAAGAAGAGACTGGCTCAGATGGTGAAGAAGCAgttggaggaaaaggagaaacttttccagAAGAAGGAGAAACTGGATAATGTAGAAAAACACCTGACCCATTTAGAGGAAAGCCTGGCTGAGAAACAGCACAAACTAGCCCAGGACAAAATGAAATTAGCTAAGGAGAAGAGGGTGATATTCCAAGAACTGAAACAGCTCAGAGGTGACTGGTCTATTAGTAAGGAAGAAAAGGCACTGGGTATGGAAATGAAGAAACTGGCCCAGGAGAAGATGACACTGGCTGAGGGTCAGGAAGCTCTCTTCAAGGAAGAGACTCAAGAAACTTCAAGACAGAAGAAACTAATCAAGGATGAGCGAGAACTAATTAAGAGGAAATTGTCACTAGAGGAGAAGGTACTGGTCTATGAAGATAGGATACTGGCCACAGAGGAAATGGACATTGCCAAAGGAAAATTGGAGTTTATTAGAGAAGGGAGAGTATATGCCCAGGAACAAAGGAAGCTAGCCAAAGCAATAAGGAAGTTAGCTAGAGAAAGCAAGGGCATTTCCAAGGAACCATCAAAAGTGAGCAGCAAAACCTTAAAGGTACTTCAAGACCTTATCAAAGAAGAAAGGATGATAACCCAGAGAGAAATAGAGATGACAAAGTTAAGGAGGGCATTCTTCATTAAGGAAAGGGAACTGAGCAAGACACAGAGTGAACTTGATGCCAAAGAGTGGGATTTTTCTGAGGAACAACCAGAAATTACCACAGATGAGAAGAAACTGGCTAAGAGGCAGAGAAAACTGGCCAAAGAAATGAGAAGAatgataaagaaagagaaaaaaatgactgaggAAGAAAGGAGATTGGCCAGGCAACAGAGAGAAGTCAtacaggaagaagaggaggaaggaataacagaggaagaagaagaggcaAAGCCATTCCTTAAACAAAggtcaagagagagagaaaagctaaAGAGAGTTGAAATGCAACAGGAAGAGTTTCCCACTCAAGGggatacagtgaaaagtgaagagAGCCTCTCTGAAGAAATGGAAAGCCTGTTAAATGAAATAGAGCAAGAGAGTTTGTCTGacgaggaggaagaagaggaggaggagcaagaggaggaagaggaagaggaagaggtagaagaggaggagatgggagaCGAGAAGgtagaagaggaggagagggaagagcaggaagaggaaggggaggaggaggaagaggagaagttgcagcaggaggaggaagaggaggagaaggaggaggaagtgtcTGAGAAGGAAAGCACGCGTGAGGAAGAGATGGAAAGTTTgagtgagagagaggaggaagaggagagaagcttGTTGGAAGAAGAGGTGGGCAAGAAAAAAgagatcttaaaaaaagaaaaacgatTTAAATTactagaagaaaggaaaaaagacctAAGAGGAAGAGAAGCAGTACCTTCTATTCGAAAAAGAATCCCTGAGGTCAAAGGCAGTGCTATAAAACTGGGAGTTCTGAAAAGCCCATCCAAGCAACTGATCTCAACAGttctggggagggcagagaagtTACCCATGCTAGAACCAACTAAACAAATATCCTGGGAGGATAAGGCTACAGTACTTGAGAAATCCAGGATATTCCCAGGGACAGGGtttatagataaacaagaagaaTTGTTGAAGCAATACAAGCCTCTACATGTTTTGGATACAACTTCAGAGTCTGAAGAGTCTGACTTAAAGACCCCATATTTATCCCAAATATTGAAGAAGAATGTGGAAGCTCATAAACTCCAAGGCAAACCACTCGGGGCCAAGTGGCAGTGGATTTTGCAGCGTCATCCATCTCTGAAGGTACAGACTGAGGTACAATTACCTGTGTCCAAAATCCTGGCTGAGGAAATATATGGAGATGTAAGCCTCTCAGATGTAGAGTGGATCCACCATATCCTAGAACGGATGGAGGCAGGAGAACAGCTTTCCAGGGGTAATTTCCACAGGTTGTGCCAGCTTCTCAAAGACCTCACTGCAAAGGGAAACTTAAAGTGGATGCATCTGGCCAAACTTGAAGCCCTTGGGTACCATCACAAGCGGTTCCTGGAATCACGAAGCACGTGTATCTCAAAACCCAGTAAAGAACCCATGGGCCCAAAACACCTGAAAGTGATCCCTcctataaaaagaaaggaaaaggaaagctgGCTAAAATCTTTGGCTGTCTCCATACCGAAGTCCCCATTAGCTACCAGAAGGATTCCAGACCCAAAGGCTATAAACTGGTATCTTCTAGGAGAGCCTTACAGGAGTGCGCGGGCAGAAGAGATATCCACTGCTCTCAAGGAGATGAAAATGCAACACTATTATCCTGCCACAAGAGACATTTTCACAGGTGCCCATGCCTCTGTGGAAAAACAAACCCTAGCACTGATGTTTCAAAAGAACTTCTGGGCTTTTAAGGATAAGGGCAGGTTTCCCAAATTGCCCAAGCTGGAAAAGAAAGCACAGGCCAGctctaaaaaaaaggaagaggtgcCTCTATGGGAGACGTTTGTGGCACTGTACCATGTTTTGCGGATGTTGAAGGAGCGATATGCGAAAGACACTGCTGCTTGGATGGAACAGTTCTACCGCCTCATGGACCTGTACCAACTTAAGTCCCCTCGAATCCAGAGGCTGCTACAGGAACTGCTAATGAGAGAGGAGCCCCGATCCCAAGAGATCATTTACAAAGAGGCCCTAAAGACCATGGACCTAGTTCCTGGAGAGCGGTTGTTCTACCATCTGTTTTGTGGTAGTTCTCACACCCCTAAAGGTCCTCTGGAGTTCCAGGAGGTGGTGTCCCTCCCAGAGCAGAACAATGTCCGCACCATACTCCCTATGGGCATTGCCCAGTATGGGATCTTAGAACTCGCCTGGAAGAGTCTGCCCCAAGCTGATTTACACCTCACCCAGGAATTGCCCTACATTGTGGCTCCTACTCCTTAA